The sequence below is a genomic window from Brachyhypopomus gauderio isolate BG-103 chromosome 5, BGAUD_0.2, whole genome shotgun sequence.
TTGTGGCCTGGAGCCATTAAGAGATTACAGAGAGATATGTGCTTTCCCAGTAATCAACAACCGATTTTAAACGCTTTGCTGGTGGTGATGTCTGTCTATTTTTAACCCCTGCAATAATATAATCTGGGTGTTCCCTGGATGCATGCatagtttttgtgtgtgtgtgtgtatgtgtgtgtgtgtgtttgtttgtattcACGGATAGTCCAAATGAGAAGCAATGCTGTAACAAATTTATCCACCTGTAAAAAGTTTGAATATATGAATTCTTTTCTTATTAtcatttttcacattttaaaatgtgaagTTGCATTTCACAATGATGTCCAGGGAATCAAGACGCATTGACTAGTATTGTCAATGTAATGTTAACAGTTAGTACAGAACACAGTACGGGGATGTTATATTCTTTTGGGGCCCTGTAACTGTAcaatacaaaaaatatttttgtctaCCACATATTTTGAATAGTCACCCCTGTATCAGCAGAGGCAGTTTCAGATGTGGGGTGTTAATAGCGTCCCAGATGCATCCAAAAAGCTCCGCCCACACTAACACGTCCCATCTGAAGAAGCACAGCGAAGCAGCCACAGTACTGGATAAAAGACTCACTGCAGAGGCATGGAGCGTTTATGGCTGGGCGAGTGCAAGCGATGTCAGATATAAAACTGTAAGCTCAGAGTGGGGCGTAGCTGCGGACGAAGATAAGACCTCCATGTGTTGATTCACTGTGGACAATTTATAGTGTCAGgaatgggtgggggtggaggtgtggggggtggcTGTACGACAAAGAGTTGATGGCTAAGCTAtaaagaagggggggggggcagtgagggATGCGAATGGACACTGAGAAACAAAGGGAGCAGATGAAGAGAGTGGAGTAAATGAGAGAGTGGACGGCGGACGGAACCAGACCGGCAACCATGAGCTGCACACTTGTGTCTGCGTCTTATGACTCTCTGCCCGCACGGCTGAGCCCCCAGCGCATGAAAGATCGGCACGCCGCTCGCCGGCTCTCGTCTCCACGTGGCTCAGGAGCTCCCGTCTCGCCTGGGGCGTTCCGCCGCTCCTCTGCCCTGCCCGGCTACCTGCTCTCGCCCTTCCAGGAGCCCGGAGAGCCCCGGCATCACGCACAGCAGCGCTTCTCCCTCTCGCTGGATTCCGAAGCCTCACTGGCGCCACATGTGGCCGTGGCGGGCGGCGCCCTGCCATGCTGCCAGGTAGTGGGGATGGTGCCGTTGCTACGCCTCGCACTGCTCATCTTCAGCTGCTTCTTCTGGGCGGCTGGACTGGCGATCTTCACACTGGGCATCTGGGTGCAAGCCTCACTGGCTGACTACATGCTGCTCTCAGTGAACCGTTACCCCAACGCCCCAGCAATACTGCTAGCCACAGGGGCGACCATCACCATCTGGGGATTTCTGGGCTGCCTGGGCGTGGCGGTCCGCCTGCCCTGCCTTCTCCGGGCCTACGGCTTCTTCCAGCTGGCTGTGCTCATTGGGGGTTTGGCTGCTGGTCTTTCGGGGCTTTTCTACAGAGAAGACATTGCTAGAGGTTTCCGCAGTGGCCTTCAGAGAGCCGTCCTGAGCTATGGGGATGACGAAGGCCTTGCCAACGCTCTAGATGGCATCCAGAGGGCACTTAAGTGCTGTGGGGCAGAAGGTTGGCGTGACTGGCTCCTGTCTGAATGGGCCACTCAAGAGGCTGTTTCGCCAGTAGGCAGCTTGGGCAATGACACATTTTCCGTGTCGGTGCCAGACAGCTGCTGCATACGTCGTAAGGCCTGTCATAACAGGCCTTTGCCAGAAGGGGGCAGTGGAGCCATTGAAGCTGTGGGGATTCACCAACATGGCTGCTTCAGGAAAGTCTTCAGTTTTGTTAATGATAATGTATTTCATATTGCAGCTTCTGTGCTCGGGCTTGCCTTTACCCAGGTGGCAGGTATTGCTTTAGCATGTATGCTTGCCAACCACATGGCTTCTCAGCCTCGTAGACAAGGTCGCTAAGAAATGTCAGGTTTCAGGAGAAAGACCAGCAATCCTATATTATTCTATGACAAGGCCAATTTCACACAGAAAGTCTAATCATATATTGAACAAGACTTTCAATAGAGAGTATGTAGAATTTAGACAAAGAAAGAAACATTCTTTAAAAGAGCAATAAGTCATTTTCATGAAATTTTTGAATGATTGTTTTTTATTTCTATGAAGTGAAGCTCAAGTGAGATTTGACCAAACTGCATTTGTAGTGTATGCTCCATAGAGCAAATCCACCCCAAATCTCTGAAACATAGTATACAAGTCAGTATAATATAATGTTTCATAATGTGAAGTGACTCATTGCTCTTTTAAGTACACAATATTGACTAGGGAGATGCTTCAAAAGGTGCTTTAAAGTTCTGTATATGTGCTGGATTCTAATCCATGCTGCAGAAACTCTGGACTTTAATTTACAAACTGTGCAACTATTCAAACTGTACACTATGACAGACTTTCTTTTGAGAAATACAATGCAATCGACTATATCAGAATTAAGTTTGATTTGACTTCGGATTGACTGTGGAATTTGTAACATTTGATTGGATTTTCTTATAACCATTTTAATATTAGTATCTATATTCCATAGCATTTATGCAGTAATATATAGTATACCAGGCATACCATATATAGTAGCTGTTTGTTGCATGATTTCAGATTAGTATTTAATGATAACCTACATGCAAATATTGCTGACACATTCTGTTTATAGTTTAAATGAGAGGGTGTATAATGTCcttcacacaaaacaaaaactgaATTGTTATTTGAAACAGTATTAAGTGAAAATGATTGTATTCACAATAAACCTTGCTATTATACCAACAAGTCCTAATTTTACTCTTAGATAAGATGGTTTACTGGACTTGGATAGCTGTATCTTTAGTGTTCTAGTGTGTTTTTATAGTTGTCTGCCTTAAAACAGAAAATCAACATAGTCTACTTATTATTTACATGTAAAAGATGGAGTTAAATGCTTAAAGCTACAGTGTATAGAGATGATGTCTTGCCGCTAGACTTTTCACATATTCTACTTTTGACAAGACAAATGTCTTACAGGACCGATTTCTGTGATGGCCACTTACTGTCTACAGATTTGATATAGTATAAACATTCATGCTCTGAGTGTTTCCTCATTGAATGATGAATCCAGAGTGTATGTAACATGCAGCATGCAGAAGAGTTATGCTATGGGAGGCGTATCCTTAAACTTGTCATATTCAAATACATGCAGATAGGGGAGTCATATTCTTAAACGTGTCAAATTCAAGTACATGCAGATCAGTTTTGCTAGGGAAGGCGTATTCTTAAACGTGTCATATTCAAATACAGAGCGTCATGCCTGTCACATGTTTGTGTGAAATGACAAATCAGCTTGCTTTATGGACAAACGCTTGCCTGCTGTAATATGTGTGCTCAGTAGAACCAGGCACCAGTAGGCCAATTGCAACAAACTTCACTGAACGCCAGGCAAGGCGATCTCTTCCTCTCCAATCTCTTCCTCTGCCCACAAGGTGACCTGTGCAAGTTGCTCTGCTATTGGATGCAAGGATTGTGTAAAGTAGGTTTTTTTGACAGTTTTGTGAGCCATGTAATAAattaaaatgaataaacatCCGAGTTTGACTCCTATTTTAATCATTCATCTTTACAGTCATCTTTACAGTGCTGTGCTTAAAGCTTTCAGCCATTACTGACACACTGTATTCTATGTGGTGTTATAATGTGTTTTTACATTAACTTTCCTAATGCACTTCAAAAAGGTAAATCTAGGTAGCCAAGTGTAATTAAACTGCTAGCACTTGCAAACAGGGGGACATATACTAGTggtaataaaatataatgagGTATTGAAACTGGGTTCCATTTCTCAAAAACCTTTGCAGCACTTTACATTATCTTCAGACTACAGAGTACCTGAAGACAAGAACAAGCCTCATTTGCATTGTAATACTATGAATGATTAATAGCTATATTTCTTTATCATGATTCCAAATTACAAATGTAAACAGGTCTTAAATTTTGCCTGAATCGGTCGATGGTATCTGGTTCCTGAACGACTCAACAGAGTGTGGATTCATGGCCAGTCAAACGAATCTCATTTTGACCTGAAGTCACCTTCGTGATTAGATTTTTCCTTTACCTGGGCAATACTGTGAAATACAGTTATAAGAAGGAAGCCTATAAATAAAGCAGTGCTACTTCTCTCGTGCTCTCTCTCATTCTATCAGTCTCTCTtttacacaaccacacacacacacacacacaactgggaTAGTGTGGATAgatacaataaaaaataaaatcactGACATATCACAAAATGAGCAGTGTTTATAACACTGAGGCTGACCTGCTGCACAATCCACAAGCTTTCATACGAATCCTTTGGAATAATTCCACTCATCTATCCTACATGTAACAAATCCCAAGCGCCGTTTATAACATTGCCCTCAGAGTAGGCTTCATATTGTTTCAAACATCATAGTTTCACTTCATAAATGTtatactgaaaaaaaaaacccaccctTCGGTTCTTCAGAATAACCTGGCTCACCAATGTCTCATCAGCCCCAGTCACCAGTCCACCAGGGTTCAGCTCAGCTTCTGAAGCAGCTCTGGTGGGACAGCGACTTGACGCAGAGTGTCTGAGCAGCTCTAAGTACATGTGAGGCTCTGGGCCTGACGCACTGTTCCTATGTGTGAGGCAACTTCATAACGATTCTATATGTTATTTGAGAGAAGTGGAGGTCAGTGGTAACTAAAGTGTCAACCCAGAGTAAATTGCTGGGATATTGAGGTCAGAGGCACAGAGCTGAGGGGTATTTCAGGCCAAACATATACCTTCCTCAGTCAGCTAAAATGTAAACAGGAGCCAGCTGCCTACCAGTTAAGGCTAATGTGAAAATATAGGAGATTAGTACAATGCAATACAATGTAAAATGCTATATAATGCAATACAATATCAACACCTATCATTTTAACATGGATGTGAAGAGGCTTCACTTGATGACCTTGATGGTCTGCATCCAATGGGACCCCTTAAACAATCATAAACTGCAGTTTCACTGAGCAGTTAGTATTGAGTGAGCTAGTACTCATATTAAAAATATGAACCATGCTTAATGCCACTTCATGTATAATTAAATTCTTCAAATTGTTTGTACTCACTGCTAATGAATTTGTTTGTAGCTCCAAACTCACTGtgcaatcaaatcaaatcaaatcaaatatacttgtatagcgcttttcacaacacatgttgtcacaaagcgctttacaggatttacaaggttaacaatggTTAATAGCAATGGTTGCTTCCAGCCGAACATTAAATGCATGTGCATGTATCGCCTATAATGTCGTTTATAAGGCCAATCTTCCTGAATTCTAGTCCACATTTTTATTCCTGACACATACGGGCAATGTATTCAGACCTCTATGTCCAGGCACTTAGCCAGGCACATATCTGGTGCCTTTGGGGTTGGCAAGACTGGGAGCCTTTAGGCACTGGATTGAGAGTCTACTTTCTGTAACACAGAGATGACTATCACGATTGTGCCTGTGATGCTGCTCCTGAACATTCTCATATTCTGTTGTTTGGGAGGCCATATAATGTGCATAAGATGTGGAGTAATTGGTTTTATGTTCCTCATAAATTTGTGTTTTTACATTCTTTTGATCATCACTGTAAGTCACGCATACTGCAGCTTCATGCTACTCATGTCTATGGATGATGTCATGCATAAATGAACATAATTATGCAAGATAATCCTTAACAGACAACAGTCAGTCTTATATTCAAATATTTAAACaacatttataataaattataaagAAATTATAGAAATGTACAGAACTACATTCactacattctgtacatttctATAATGGCTCCAACACAAAGCACTGGGTTTCCAGGCAAATGCTGCATACATTTGATGAGGAATGGCAGATATTTATTGATAATGTAAGGATGAAAATTCCACCTTTCTTTGTGGAGATACGCATCACTGTTTTGGTTATTGTTAAGTGCTATCACGTACACCAAGTTCTGAAAATCATTGTCACCCAGCAATAGAAAAAAAATATGCTGTTAATTTTTTGGTCTACATGGAATTACAGACATATatgtaataattatatttatGAGGGAGAAAATGTATAAAAGGTATAAGCtaacaaatttcgattgtggtgaaaaatcacaattgacaaatatggcacgttTTCGTTTAGTTCCTGGTATATAGGCCAAATACTTTGTTGGATAAACATTGACACCTGCTGGTCATGTCTGTTATTGCAGTTAAGTGGCTAATGCATGTGCattgaaatgtgaaatgaaatgtgccatattttgtcaattgtgatttttacaccccaatcgaaatttgtcctccgcttttaacccatctgtgcagtcagaacacacacactagtgattactagggggctgtggatcacacgtgcccagagcggtgggcagccctagcccggtgcccggggagcagttggggttaggtgccttgctcaagggcacctcagtcatggcctgtctgggaatcgaactcacaaccctccggtcacaagaccagttccctaactgccaggccatgactgcccctgagCAGCATTGTGGCTGCTCAGTCCCTTTATAAAGATATAGACTATAGTGTATGCCTTCCAGTCCATCCCATCCAAACAAGGCTTTTCTGGTTTGACACAAAGGTGTTTTTTTCCATTCAGGCTCAggttgtttcattatttcatcaAGGCTTTCTGGCTTTTATCCTTCTAACATAAATCACTTAAGATATCCAAtagtttatataatatataacgtAATATATAATGTGGCATGTCTGCATCTCACCACGAGTGCTTGCACCATTTATCTTCCACACGGTCAATGACTTCATCTGACAGCAGGCCAATAGTGCTGATCAGCATAATACACAAGAACCACTCAGTTACACCATCAAGACATTCTACTCTGAAATCCTGGCGGAGCACACCAATCGCAAGACAAGGAAGAATGTTGTTTTCAGATAGGCTGGAACCTCTAAGACAAACATCACTTTGATCTTTCCAGCCTGTCATATGTTTGCATTTATAATGTTCATgaccatatgacaataaaacacCATTATACATGTTGCCAATATAGTTACGTGCAATGCCTTCCTGTTTAGTCTATCAGTTTAAAGTCACTGGAACAGCAGGAAACTTACTTGCTTCATTGTTGTTGCACTAGGTATGTCTTCTGGTCATGGTGTCCTCAACACAGACAATATGAGCATGCTGGTCCTCAGCAT
It includes:
- the LOC143513885 gene encoding tetraspanin-7-like yields the protein MREWTADGTRPATMSCTLVSASYDSLPARLSPQRMKDRHAARRLSSPRGSGAPVSPGAFRRSSALPGYLLSPFQEPGEPRHHAQQRFSLSLDSEASLAPHVAVAGGALPCCQVVGMVPLLRLALLIFSCFFWAAGLAIFTLGIWVQASLADYMLLSVNRYPNAPAILLATGATITIWGFLGCLGVAVRLPCLLRAYGFFQLAVLIGGLAAGLSGLFYREDIARGFRSGLQRAVLSYGDDEGLANALDGIQRALKCCGAEGWRDWLLSEWATQEAVSPVGSLGNDTFSVSVPDSCCIRRKACHNRPLPEGGSGAIEAVGIHQHGCFRKVFSFVNDNVFHIAASVLGLAFTQVAGIALACMLANHMASQPRRQGR